One Rhodospirillales bacterium DNA window includes the following coding sequences:
- a CDS encoding DUF1465 family protein produces the protein MQEQGAPKIFSKTFEEAMDLLIESRDYIAFEEKIDSASLGIAEQLCTTLETTRLTSRVINLMTWFLARRAVHEGEIEMEEFLDEYRLDQRSVLFSNDERTLKGLSEHLVELMERSEAFYQRVSRLDALTGNASNIPDRTNGDPSLTIH, from the coding sequence ATGCAGGAACAGGGCGCACCCAAAATTTTCTCAAAAACCTTTGAAGAAGCGATGGATCTTTTGATCGAATCGCGCGACTACATTGCCTTTGAAGAAAAAATTGATAGTGCCTCCTTAGGCATCGCAGAGCAACTCTGCACGACGCTGGAAACAACCCGGCTCACTTCAAGGGTGATAAACCTTATGACGTGGTTTTTAGCGCGCAGAGCAGTTCATGAAGGTGAGATCGAGATGGAAGAATTTCTCGATGAATACCGGCTGGATCAGCGTTCTGTCCTGTTCAGCAATGACGAACGCACGTTGAAGGGTTTGTCGGAACATTTGGTCGAACTGATGGAACGCAGCGAAGCATTTTATCAGCGTGTGTCCCGTCTCGACGCATTGACCGGCAATGCGTCCAATATTCCAGATCGCACGAATGGCGATCCATCCCTGACTATTCACTGA